Genomic segment of Panicum virgatum strain AP13 chromosome 2K, P.virgatum_v5, whole genome shotgun sequence:
CGTGACTAAAAATCAAGCTATCACATAAAGGACGAATGAACCGGGCATGCGGCCCAATAAGGAAACATCAGAAAAAAATTGTATTTTTCAAACCgtaaattcaaatcaaaattcgaCTACACCACTATATTTTGACGATAAAATCTTCAAAATAAAATCACACTTGAATATATTTATATGATTTGTTTGGAACAATTTTATCGAGAACAATCGTTCCAGCGTAATGAAAGAAATATTCCGCTCTGGATTATTTCCGGCTAACGTCGCCGAGGACAtggcagacggcggcggcggcggcgaccgggacTCTCGCAACCCCTCGGTGCGTGGGTGctatatataatttttgaaaGATGGTTAACCTATATATCTATAAAGCCCACTAGACTCAAATTAAATTCAGcatttttgaaaaattagtTCAGCATTTGAAAATAACagattcaatatttttttaaaaacacaTTGCAATAgtttagaaaaaaatactaCATTCAACATTTTTTTACTAACTATCTCAACGTCTCAAGAGAATGCTTCTTCTCCGGCACCgggggtggcgggcggcggcggcatcagcCCAAGTAGCAGCGCGGCGGGGGCAGCTGGGCAGCGCGCGGCAGGGGCTGCTGGGCAGCAGCGGGGGCATGCAGCGCACGGAGGCATGCGCGAGCTTCGGCGAGGACGCGCGGCTAGCACCTCACGCCGGCAGCTTCGGGATCGAGCAGGAACAATAGCAATGGCGGCGACGGCTGTGGGCGAGAGGCCGGTGGAATTGGATGATGAAGGTAACGAATCGGAGGAAAAGTCATCTGCACGAATCTCCAACACTAAAAGATagataaaaaaaatcttgtGGAAAGTATATAGGTTTCACGTAGCGACACCCACCCACCTATCGAGGAAAGTAAAAATAGGCTGCACTTATTGGGCTCGGTAGGCCCAGATAGCATATGATGGGCTTCAAACGGGATGGCTCAGAAAGGGCTGATTCATcactaaaaaaaaaagaaggccaCGCCCGTCTGAAAATGGAGTTGTGTTCTGTCACAACTTGCTCATGCGAAGCTTCTTCCTGCATTGGAGTACGATACTGCTGTACCAGCGCTGTTGCCGCCTGAGCCATGCCCATTCTGTGAGGGTGGGCGAGGACAGTGTCACGCTCGCCTCATTTTGCATGGCATCTGCAGGAGCAGTCCATTCACGACTACAATCTGAAGGCCAATGGCGGCTCATCGGCCATTGCTCACTGGAAATTCTTGCGGGTAACCAACAGATCAATCGAGCAGACGGATCCATGGTTCACACCTAGTGCATTGCGCCCTATCGAGGCAATGGCATATATGCCGTGCCATCTCCTTGGCTGCGACGACTAGCCTAGCCTGCTGCTACTAGGATAGGAACGCAGCTGGTCATGGATGTGAGCTTCGTGTGCTCAGGGGAGGAGCCCTTCCAGATGGAGGTGGGCTTCTTCGACACCGTGCAGGACATCAAGGAGAAGCTCCAGAGCCGCCGGGgctggcccgccgccgccatgtcgcTCCTCCACAACGGCGCCGCGCTcgcggacgacggcggcggcatcgaGCGGCACGGCATCGTGGAGGGCTCCGTCCTCCACGTCTCCCTCGCCCTCGACGGTCCGCCGCGGCAGCAGACGCGGCGGGCGAAGCGGAGCAGAccggcgagcaggaggcggggcgacgaggagggcgccgccgccgccgcgccgccgctccgggtGACCGTGGTGTCGCGGTGCGGCGCGGGGCGCGTGGAGGTGGCcgtggccgcgcgcgccgcggtgtcggcgctgcgggcggagctggagctggagcgcgCGCGCGGGACCGGGGGGTTCCCGCTGCCGGTCGACGGCGCCTACTTCTTCATACACCGGCAGAGCGTTATGGACGAGGCGCGCTCCTTCGAGTGGCACggcgtggccgccggcgacgaggtcgtCGTGTTCGACGGCTCCGTGACGAGGGCCCCAGCGTACTGAGCCGAAACTACGGCATGGCACCGCCATTTAAATCGAGTTTAATTACAACAAACTGGAGATCGATTCCTCATTTGCTTTCAGTTCTTGTGTACGCATGCATGACTGCTGGACACATGCAAGCGCTCGAAATGGGCGGCGCTTGCACACGTGCGCGCCGTCGCCGTTATCTGAAGCGAGCAGCCGTGCGACTTGCGAGGCCCCAGGTTCACATCTGATTTGTGTCCCCAAGGAGACAACACAGTCTTCAGGCAGGCTTCAGTAGCTCTAGACTTCTAGGAACAAGTTCTTTCCTGAGTCATGATATCAGAATGACGACCAGCCTGCCAGATCCAAAACTGCCTTCAGAACCAGCGGCACGCCGGCACCTGATTTGTTTTGTGCACAAATTTTCTTTGCTGTTTCAGGCGCTTCGACTAAGTCTGACCGCACCGCACAATTCCATCATCGAAAAAAGGACTgactttctttcaaaaaaaaaaaggattgaCATCACAAGTTGGGCAGATAGCATTCACAACCAGAAGGTTTGATTGATTGATTTCCAATTTCCATAGACGATTACATGACGATAAGGCACCATCTTCAGCATTCTTTGCTTCAAAGAAATGCGCAAAGGGATGGGGAAAAAAACTAGTAGAACAAAGCAATGTTGCAGCGTCActatcatgtatacaagctgaAGCAAATCTATCCCTTTTCCTCTTTCCTATTATTTACATCTGATGACCAAAAGGAGGCCTGCTcatcatctgttggtaggctgaTGGGGCTGCATTTGTTGTTGGGAAGCCCGGTTGCGATACTGGCTCCGCCTTCGGTTCCACTGGCATCATGAGGCCTGGGTATCCCTGCATAGCTGATGAATTTCCAACAATCTTTGTTGGAGCAAGAGATCCTAGAGAGGGCATCGGAATCGCCATGCCCGGTGGAACCATCCCGAAGCGGAAATTGCCTGTTGCTGGTCCCAAATGGCCAAAGGAGCCGAAAGGAGGGCTAGCACCAAAATGAGCAAAACTGGCTTGTGCTGGTTCATGCCTACGGTGAGAACTACTACCTTGTGAGGCAGATGGAGCGTTGGCAGAACTAGAACCGGCTTGCCCACTGTTTCTGGCTGCCGGAACTTCATGGTTGTGCTTTCCTTCATATGTAGTGATGACGGATTTCAGATCATGAGATGCTCTTTCCACATGCTTGCGCACTGAACAGCCAGGGTGCGTACATTTGTAGTAGCTCCTGCAGACAAATTAAATGAAAGGATGTTACTAATTTCAGGGGATCGAGGATACCATATACACGGTCCATTAGTGTAAGAAATGGTAGTGAAAGTGTGACCTTGGATTTGGATTGCCTTTAACGACCTTCTGACCATACTTGCGCCACCGATACCCATCGTCAAGGATGTCGACCTCGCTTGTGGTCTGAACAACCACCCTAGGCTCCCGGACAGCTCTAGAGGCTGCAGCTCCCATGTCAATGGTACTGGTGGCAACAGCAGTAGCAATAGTAGAAGTTCCTAAAGCATCCAGCTTCCTGAAAAAGAGTACCACCAGTGAGCTTAATATAACTGCCTGCAAGCTGTTTTAGGTAGTTAAGTGGTGGATAATATTAACCTTCTTTTAGATTCAGTCTCATCATCATCACCCTCACATTCTATAGAAACGGTGCCATGTGTTGCCCTCTCATCCTCCTCGTTAGACAGCGTTGATGAGACATCAACTGCATCTTGAGAGCCCATTAGAGACGCATCACCATGAGTTGATACAGGGAAGCAAGCAGCTGTTCTAGCCTCAACACCTTCGCCTTGTGCATTTTGGTTTGTCTCATAATCTTGCTTTTGGTCAGTTGAATTGGGACTATTGCCAAAAATGGAGTCAGATGCCTTTGCTTTAACAATTGTTGCATTGctgttatccttaactacaggAAAGCTTGACACGGACTGGTTTTGATGATAAACACCGTAGTCCTGTAAAGCAAAGCTTTTTCAGGCGCGTGAACTAATAAAaaggtattttttatttaaagaaacaaaacaaaaggagaTTTTGGTGGTGAGGTTGGAAACAAAAGGAAGCCAAATACTACCATAATATTGCAAGGCAAAAGGAGGAGAAATGCTGCTAGTAGACATCAAAAGTCAAGAAAATAACCATTTCTGCAGTAGATAAGCTTGGTTGTTTAGAACCCAAGTGTGGTTGGAAAGAAAAAACATCATTATCAAATGTAGAATCTTCAGTTATCTTAGCAGCTAGTGGCATTGTTGACTTATCATTCGTTGCCATCAAAAATGGCAATGTGCCAGTAGTTGGAGAAGGCTGTGCCTGCAATTGACCGTAACAAATTCAGCTAAATTCACAAGGCAAGCATAACAGGGCAAGCATGTTGATCTAAAATTAGCAGCTATAGAATCAAAACAGAAGTCAAGCTTCTAAGACACTAGTCAGAGATCTATTTCTAGTATAACCAATGTTTTTGCACAGTAGACAGCAATCAG
This window contains:
- the LOC120682580 gene encoding LOW QUALITY PROTEIN: probable WRKY transcription factor 2 (The sequence of the model RefSeq protein was modified relative to this genomic sequence to represent the inferred CDS: inserted 1 base in 1 codon) encodes the protein MTGTGNHGSLMEEWFPPLTPSPRTLMPSFLNEEFSSGPFSNLFSEHGTNKPHDQCEKSRELVSMGEEVPAQAVKDRFHKGFSLEPNLFSATQKSNSHGGLAERRAARAGFSVSKIDTSRVGSSAVIRSPVSIPPGLSPTTLLESPVFLYNKMAQPSPTTGTLPFLMATNDKSTMPLAAKITEDSTFDNDVFSFQPHLGSKQPSLSTAEMDYGVYHQNQSVSSFPVVKDNSNATIVKAKASDSIFGNSPNSTDQKQDYETNQNAQGEGVEARTAACFPVSTHGDASLMGSQDAVDVSSTLSNEEDERATHGTVSIECEGDDDETESKRRKLDALGTSTIATAVATSTIDMGAAASRAVREPRVVVQTTSEVDILDDGYRWRKYGQKVVKGNPNPRSYYKCTHPGCSVRKHVERASHDLKSVITTYEGKHNHEVPAARNSGQAGSSSANAPSASQGSSSHRRHEPAQASFAHFGASPPFGSFGHLGPATGNFRFGMVPPGMAIPMPSLGSLAPTKIVGNSSAMQGYPGLMMPVEPKAEPVSQPGFPTTNAAPSAYQQMMSRPPXWSSDVNNRKEEKG
- the LOC120682571 gene encoding uncharacterized protein LOC120682571; the encoded protein is MDVSFVCSGEEPFQMEVGFFDTVQDIKEKLQSRRGWPAAAMSLLHNGAALADDGGGIERHGIVEGSVLHVSLALDGPPRQQTRRAKRSRPASRRRGDEEGAAAAAPPLRVTVVSRCGAGRVEVAVAARAAVSALRAELELERARGTGGFPLPVDGAYFFIHRQSVMDEARSFEWHGVAAGDEVVVFDGSVTRAPAY